In Bacteroidota bacterium, one DNA window encodes the following:
- a CDS encoding HYR domain-containing protein: MVGYIACNITASVIETAPILCNGGTATVVVSAVGGTAPITGEGTFSVLAGTHTYTITDANGCPATTSITISEPAALIASSTQGASILCNGGSTTVTVSAVGGTAPYSGDGTFTVSAGTHNYTVTDNNGCTSSTSITVSEPAALVASSSATDILCNGGTSTVTVSAVGGTTPYSGDGTFTVSAGTHSYTVTDANGCTSSTSITVSEPAALVAYSSATDILCNGGTATVTVSAVGGTTPYSGDGTFTVTAGTYNYTVTDANGCTSSTSITVSEPAALVASSSATDILCNGGSSTVTVSAVGGTTPYSGDGTFTVTAGTYNYTVTDANGCTSSTSITVSEPAALVASSSATDILCNGGTATVTVSAVGGTAPYSGDGTFTVTAGTYNYTVTDANGCTSSTSITVSEPAALVASSSATDILCNGGTATVTVSAVGGTAAYSGDGTFTVTAGTYNYTVTDANGCTSSTSITVTEPAALVASSSATDILCNGGSSTVTVSAVGGTAPYSGDGTFTVTAGTYNYTVTDANGCTSSTSITVSEPAALVASSSANDILCNGGTATVTVSALGGTTPYSGDGTFTVSAGTYNYTVTDANGCTSSTSITVSEPAALVASSSATDILCNGGTATVTVSAVGGTTPYSGDGTFTVSAGTYNYTVTDANGCTSSTSITVSEPAALVASSSATDILCNGGSSTVTVSAVGGTTPYSGDGTFTVSAGTYNYTVTDANGCTSSTSITVSEPAALVASSSATDILCNGGSATVTVSAVGGTTPYSGDGTFTVTAGTYNYTVTDANGCTSSTSITVSEPAALVASSSATDILCNGGTATVTVSAVGGTTPYSGDGTFTVSAGTYNYTVTDANGCSSSTSITVSEPAALVASSSATDILCNGGSSTVTVSAVGGTTPYSGDGTFTVTAGTYNYTVTDANGCTSSTSITVSEPAALVASSSATDILCNGGSATVTVSAVGGTAPYSGDGTFTVTAGTYNYTVTDANGCSSSTSITVSEPSVLVASSSASTIDCIGGTTDVTVSATGGTAPYSGTGLFNEAVGTYTYTVTDANGCTATTTITLTQVDNQDPIIVGCPNNITINTSGACTQVVNWITPTVTDNCSATLTSTHNSGDVFLIGTTTITYTAVDPNGNSATCSFDVTVEDHENPVVTCPADIAVNNDAGDCGAVVTYSATVADNCSATLSYSHASGSTFAIGTTVVTVTGTDAFGNSSSCSFNVVVTDSEYPVLTACPADIITCSPVVTWTAPTATDNCSVTVSPDINPGSTFPAGTTLVTYSAVDASGNTTTCSFNVTVNLPSTDPTSISSSNGISMCNSGTTTLSVVGGSLGTGAQWVWYSGSCGGTPEGTGASITVTPGATTDYFVRAEGGCANTACASQTITVYTGAPAGVVNTINGAISVCPGSSGVYTVNAVPNTGSYVWSAPAGTLINGLPSPVSTTTNSATLTFGTLPIGQSGYNICVFASNDCGSTAAKCAWIRGDLSTPNYFIAPTVVCAGTTVTYEVSPLAGASNYIWTATGGATISGTGTSVQVTFPANYTTGTVCVAGQSPCGLTSAQRCVSVSSSPGLPGVITGSVKVCPGSSEVYSIAAVNGATSYIWTAPVGASINGPSNGLSITIDYTAGFVSGQVTVKSVNSCGAQSGVRAKSVSTGKLPTPGNIVGDPTNGVCGQTYQYSISSLANATAGYVWTIPAGVTVIGPATSNSITLQFPSNFVSGVLSVAGNNSCGLGYMRSINVYGNPATPGAITGATSVCSGSVEMYSWAPVPGTSYYQIQAPVGSTILSGNITTNTFVLIQWGTTGGNIGVKAINGCGVSGTRTLNASIACRTAAEEVLTDKLVVEAYPNPNHGKFSVSVDSKIDATYTLRILDQTGRILKSSVMNATEGMNIQEFDLDGIAAGIYILRLETESREVINRSIIVQ; this comes from the coding sequence ATGGTTGGATATATTGCTTGTAACATTACTGCAAGTGTAATTGAAACAGCTCCGATACTATGTAATGGTGGAACAGCAACAGTTGTTGTGTCTGCAGTCGGTGGAACTGCGCCTATCACAGGTGAAGGTACATTCAGTGTACTTGCAGGAACACATACTTACACAATAACAGATGCTAATGGTTGTCCGGCAACAACTTCAATTACAATCAGCGAACCGGCTGCTTTGATCGCTTCATCTACACAGGGAGCAAGTATTCTTTGTAATGGCGGATCAACGACAGTAACGGTTTCAGCAGTTGGTGGAACAGCACCTTATTCAGGTGATGGAACATTCACAGTATCTGCAGGAACTCATAACTACACAGTAACAGATAATAATGGTTGTACATCTTCTACATCGATCACAGTATCAGAACCGGCTGCACTAGTTGCATCGTCTTCTGCAACTGATATCCTTTGTAACGGTGGTACATCAACAGTAACAGTTTCAGCGGTTGGTGGAACAACACCTTATTCAGGTGATGGAACATTCACAGTATCTGCAGGAACACATAGCTACACAGTAACAGACGCTAACGGTTGTACTTCATCCACATCGATCACAGTTTCAGAACCGGCTGCACTTGTTGCATATTCTTCTGCAACTGATATTCTTTGTAATGGTGGAACAGCTACGGTAACAGTTTCAGCAGTGGGTGGAACAACACCTTATTCAGGTGATGGAACATTCACAGTAACTGCCGGAACTTATAACTATACAGTAACAGATGCAAACGGTTGTACATCTTCAACATCGATCACAGTATCAGAACCGGCTGCACTTGTAGCTTCGTCTTCTGCAACTGATATCCTTTGTAACGGTGGATCATCAACAGTAACAGTATCTGCAGTTGGTGGAACAACACCTTATTCAGGTGATGGAACATTCACAGTAACTGCCGGAACTTATAACTACACAGTAACAGATGCGAACGGTTGTACATCTTCTACATCGATCACAGTATCAGAACCTGCTGCACTGGTTGCATCATCTTCTGCAACTGATATCCTTTGTAACGGTGGAACAGCTACAGTAACAGTATCTGCAGTTGGTGGAACAGCACCTTATTCAGGTGATGGAACATTCACAGTAACTGCCGGAACTTATAACTACACAGTAACAGATGCTAACGGTTGTACATCTTCTACATCGATCACAGTATCAGAACCTGCTGCACTTGTTGCATCTTCTTCTGCAACTGATATCCTTTGTAATGGTGGAACAGCTACAGTAACAGTTTCTGCGGTAGGTGGAACAGCAGCATATTCAGGTGATGGTACATTCACAGTAACTGCAGGAACTTATAACTATACAGTAACAGACGCTAACGGTTGTACTTCATCTACATCGATCACAGTAACAGAACCTGCTGCACTTGTTGCATCTTCTTCTGCAACTGATATCCTTTGTAACGGTGGATCATCAACAGTAACAGTATCTGCAGTTGGTGGAACAGCACCTTATTCAGGTGATGGAACATTCACAGTAACTGCCGGAACTTATAACTACACAGTAACAGACGCTAATGGTTGTACATCTTCTACATCGATCACAGTATCAGAACCTGCTGCACTGGTTGCATCTTCTTCTGCAAATGATATCCTTTGTAATGGTGGAACAGCTACGGTAACGGTTTCTGCATTGGGTGGAACAACGCCATATTCAGGTGATGGAACATTCACAGTATCTGCAGGAACTTATAACTATACAGTAACAGACGCTAACGGTTGTACATCTTCAACATCGATCACAGTATCAGAACCTGCTGCACTTGTTGCATCTTCTTCTGCAACTGATATCCTTTGTAATGGTGGAACAGCTACAGTAACGGTTTCAGCAGTTGGTGGAACAACACCATATTCAGGTGATGGAACATTCACAGTATCTGCAGGAACATACAACTACACAGTAACAGACGCTAACGGTTGTACATCTTCAACATCGATCACAGTATCAGAACCTGCTGCACTTGTAGCTTCGTCTTCTGCAACTGATATCCTTTGTAATGGTGGATCATCAACAGTAACAGTATCTGCAGTGGGTGGAACAACACCATATTCTGGTGATGGAACATTCACAGTATCTGCAGGAACTTATAACTACACAGTAACAGATGCTAACGGTTGTACTTCATCAACATCGATTACAGTATCAGAACCGGCTGCACTGGTTGCATCTTCTTCTGCAACTGATATCCTTTGTAACGGTGGTTCAGCAACAGTAACAGTTTCTGCAGTGGGTGGAACAACACCATATTCTGGTGATGGAACATTCACAGTAACTGCAGGAACTTATAACTACACAGTAACAGATGCGAACGGTTGTACATCTTCTACATCGATCACAGTATCAGAACCTGCTGCACTTGTTGCATCTTCTTCTGCAACTGATATCCTTTGTAATGGTGGAACAGCTACAGTAACGGTTTCAGCAGTTGGTGGAACAACACCATATTCAGGTGATGGAACATTCACAGTATCTGCAGGAACATACAACTACACAGTAACAGACGCTAACGGTTGCTCTTCTTCTACATCGATCACAGTATCAGAACCGGCTGCACTTGTAGCTTCGTCTTCTGCAACTGATATCCTTTGTAATGGTGGATCATCAACAGTAACAGTATCTGCAGTGGGTGGAACAACACCATATTCTGGTGATGGAACATTCACAGTAACTGCCGGAACTTATAACTACACAGTAACAGATGCTAACGGTTGTACTTCATCAACATCGATCACAGTATCAGAACCTGCTGCACTTGTTGCATCTTCTTCTGCAACTGATATTCTTTGTAACGGTGGTTCAGCAACAGTAACAGTATCTGCAGTTGGTGGAACAGCACCTTATTCAGGTGATGGAACATTCACAGTAACTGCCGGAACTTATAACTACACAGTAACAGATGCGAACGGTTGCTCTTCTAGCACATCGATCACAGTATCAGAACCAAGTGTTTTGGTTGCATCTTCGTCAGCTTCTACGATCGATTGTATCGGTGGAACAACTGATGTGACTGTATCAGCAACAGGCGGAACAGCTCCATATTCAGGAACAGGATTGTTCAACGAAGCTGTAGGTACTTATACGTACACTGTAACTGATGCGAATGGTTGTACAGCTACGACAACGATCACATTGACTCAAGTCGATAATCAGGATCCAATCATCGTTGGTTGTCCAAATAATATTACGATCAACACTTCAGGCGCATGTACTCAGGTAGTGAACTGGATCACGCCAACTGTAACAGATAATTGTTCTGCAACATTGACCTCGACTCATAACTCTGGCGATGTATTCTTAATCGGAACTACTACAATAACGTATACTGCTGTTGATCCAAATGGAAATTCAGCTACATGTTCATTCGACGTTACAGTTGAAGATCACGAAAATCCTGTTGTAACTTGTCCTGCTGATATTGCAGTGAACAATGATGCAGGTGATTGTGGTGCAGTTGTAACTTATTCAGCAACTGTAGCAGATAATTGTTCAGCAACACTTTCGTATTCTCATGCTTCCGGTTCAACATTCGCTATCGGAACAACAGTTGTAACTGTAACAGGAACTGATGCTTTTGGAAATTCTTCCAGCTGCTCATTCAATGTTGTGGTTACAGATTCTGAATATCCGGTACTTACAGCATGTCCTGCAGATATCATTACATGTTCACCGGTTGTAACATGGACAGCACCAACTGCAACAGATAATTGTTCAGTAACAGTATCTCCTGACATTAATCCGGGATCTACATTCCCGGCAGGTACAACTTTAGTGACCTATTCAGCTGTTGATGCATCAGGAAATACAACTACATGTTCATTCAATGTAACCGTTAACCTTCCATCTACAGATCCGACATCCATTTCAAGTTCAAATGGTATTTCAATGTGTAACAGTGGAACAACAACACTAAGTGTAGTGGGTGGTTCATTAGGAACAGGAGCGCAATGGGTATGGTATAGCGGAAGTTGTGGCGGAACACCTGAAGGTACAGGTGCGTCGATCACTGTGACTCCGGGAGCAACAACGGATTACTTCGTTCGTGCAGAAGGTGGATGTGCAAACACAGCTTGTGCATCACAAACGATCACAGTTTATACAGGAGCTCCGGCAGGAGTTGTTAATACGATCAACGGTGCGATTTCAGTATGTCCGGGTTCTTCAGGAGTATATACTGTAAACGCAGTTCCAAATACAGGTTCATATGTTTGGTCTGCACCGGCTGGTACATTGATCAATGGATTACCTAGCCCGGTTAGTACGACAACAAATTCTGCAACGCTAACATTTGGTACATTACCAATTGGACAATCAGGTTACAATATCTGCGTGTTTGCAAGCAATGATTGTGGTTCTACAGCAGCGAAATGTGCATGGATCCGTGGAGATTTAAGTACGCCAAATTATTTCATCGCACCAACAGTAGTTTGTGCAGGAACAACGGTAACTTATGAAGTAAGTCCACTTGCAGGTGCATCTAATTATATCTGGACAGCAACAGGCGGAGCAACGATATCAGGAACAGGAACAAGTGTTCAGGTAACCTTCCCTGCTAACTATACTACAGGTACAGTTTGTGTTGCGGGTCAGTCGCCATGCGGATTAACAAGTGCACAACGTTGTGTAAGTGTTTCTTCAAGCCCAGGGCTTCCGGGAGTAATTACAGGTTCTGTGAAAGTTTGTCCAGGATCATCAGAAGTATATAGCATTGCAGCCGTGAATGGAGCAACATCTTATATCTGGACTGCACCTGTTGGCGCATCGATCAATGGTCCTTCAAATGGATTAAGCATAACGATAGATTATACGGCTGGATTTGTTTCAGGTCAGGTAACAGTTAAATCGGTTAATTCATGCGGTGCACAAAGTGGTGTTCGTGCTAAATCTGTATCAACAGGAAAACTTCCGACACCGGGTAACATTGTAGGTGATCCGACAAATGGAGTTTGTGGTCAGACCTACCAGTATTCGATCTCTTCACTTGCAAATGCGACAGCAGGTTATGTATGGACAATTCCTGCAGGTGTTACAGTGATCGGACCGGCAACAAGCAATAGTATCACTCTTCAGTTCCCTTCAAACTTCGTTTCAGGAGTATTGAGTGTAGCAGGTAATAACAGTTGTGGATTAGGTTATATGCGTTCGATCAATGTATATGGTAACCCTGCAACTCCGGGTGCAATTACAGGAGCAACAAGTGTATGTTCAGGTAGCGTAGAAATGTATTCATGGGCTCCGGTTCCGGGTACATCATACTATCAGATTCAGGCTCCGGTTGGTTCAACGATCTTAAGTGGAAATATTACAACTAACACATTCGTATTGATTCAATGGGGAACAACCGGTGGAAACATTGGAGTGAAAGCGATCAATGGTTGTGGTGTTTCAGGAACAAGAACTTTGAATGCTTCAATTGCTTGTCGTACTGCTGCAGAAGAAGTTCTGACTGACAAACTTGTTGTAGAAGCTTATCCGAATCCAAATCATGGTAAGTTCTCAGTAAGCGTGGATAGCAAAATTGATGCGACTTATACACTTCGTATTCTTGATCAGACAGGAAGAATTCTGAAATCTTCAGTGATGAATGCAACAGAAGGCATGAATATCCAGGAATTTGATCTGGATGGAATTGCAGCAGGTATTTATATCCTCAGATTAGAAACTGAAAGCAGAGAAGTGATCAACAGATCGATCATTGTTCAGTAA
- a CDS encoding polysaccharide biosynthesis/export family protein, with amino-acid sequence MKFARIPFLMLAFAVAMSSCTPYKKIVIFQPSEADTTARVSNDAYRPIISPNDILDIYVTSTSPEASKYFNYSESPENTSGLMNGYLVDERGEIQIPFIGSVKVSGLSTANARDTVAGKLAKYLVSPSVKLSIRNFKVTILGEVMPGIFTVQNEKLTLPEALALSGDFTIYSKRDKVTIIRDSAGYKTYNYVDLNSRDVFSSPFYTLHSNDIVYVEPYKKKRFQGENYYRVFPIVLSTLTFILSILSFSNKN; translated from the coding sequence ATGAAATTCGCACGAATCCCCTTTTTGATGCTTGCCTTTGCTGTAGCAATGTCTTCTTGTACACCGTATAAGAAGATTGTAATATTTCAGCCATCTGAAGCAGATACTACCGCCAGGGTCAGTAATGATGCGTATCGTCCTATTATCAGTCCTAATGATATCCTGGATATATACGTAACAAGCACAAGTCCTGAAGCAAGTAAGTACTTTAATTATTCAGAAAGCCCTGAAAACACTTCCGGACTTATGAATGGTTACCTGGTAGACGAAAGAGGGGAAATTCAGATCCCATTTATTGGATCTGTCAAAGTTTCAGGATTAAGCACTGCAAATGCCCGCGATACAGTTGCCGGTAAATTGGCAAAATACTTGGTCAGTCCATCCGTTAAACTAAGTATCCGGAATTTTAAAGTAACAATTCTCGGAGAAGTCATGCCCGGAATTTTTACAGTACAAAATGAGAAATTAACATTGCCTGAAGCTCTTGCTTTATCAGGTGATTTTACCATTTACAGTAAGCGCGATAAGGTAACCATCATTCGTGACAGTGCCGGTTACAAAACGTATAATTATGTTGATCTGAATTCACGTGATGTATTCTCTTCTCCTTTCTATACGCTTCATTCAAATGATATTGTTTATGTAGAACCATATAAAAAGAAAAGATTCCAGGGTGAAAATTATTACAGAGTCTTTCCTATTGTCTTGAGTACACTGACATTCATCCTGTCAATCTTATCATTTAGTAATAAAAATTAG
- a CDS encoding polysaccharide biosynthesis tyrosine autokinase, translated as MATEENYANSDLNAESEKVNIKQVFYDYVIRYWYLYILTLMLSLMIGYYYAWYSTPVYSARATVLLKLANPGAQKGDIISAMNEFDDDRNLQNEIEVIKSRTMVARTVKALNFDISYYYVGNVKTREVYLECPFKVINDSIKLKALNDPIEIHIISDKKFRLTFTNSKTKESFSNIYSFDEQIHNELGSYRLVKRGFFNARAYNNPRYDKRNYLVRVQNMESVVERYQSLLTVSVLTKASSILNIYIEDKVPTKAVDFIDKLIEIWMQSSIDQKNELATNSLKFIDEQILLISQDLNSVEKEFEDFRAQKGITDLNIEAQGFVNSAREYDVRLSEIDLKLSFLQYLQSYVEDDKNISGMSPASIGIDDALLLKLISQLNDLESQREIMRAGATEENPRIQEFNLAIQNTKNDLIENIRSIVAGLTASKAEARSQLNRVEGHIATLPGTDRVIVNIKRQMEVKANLYTYLMQKRAETAIILAGTTSDNRAIDRAAASFNPIRPVKSEIYLISVFMGLILPAAFVYFKNMLNDKIMDRSDIEKQTKLPVIGMVGMSESSNEFVIQENSKSFIAEAFRSIRTNLQFFIRNQNKAKTFLVTSSISGEGKSFCSLNLAAIFALSGKKTILVGFDLRKPKSMSHLGLKGELGVTNYLIGSSTEKQIVQTSGISNLDIILTGPKPPNPSELLLTERIDELFVFLKDNYEYIILDSPPLGLISDPLILAKYSDTVIYIVRQNFTRRLHLDALNKLHSEGRIKNVGVILNAVAKKSVAYGYGYGYGYGYGYGYGYGSKANAGYYEDVIEDDKPKSGGIFSRKKKKKKE; from the coding sequence ATGGCAACGGAAGAAAATTATGCCAATTCGGATTTGAATGCTGAATCTGAAAAGGTCAACATCAAACAAGTCTTTTACGACTATGTAATCCGTTACTGGTATCTCTATATTCTGACATTAATGCTTTCATTAATGATCGGATATTATTATGCATGGTATTCTACACCTGTATACAGTGCACGCGCTACTGTTCTCCTGAAACTTGCAAATCCGGGAGCTCAGAAAGGTGATATCATTTCAGCAATGAATGAATTCGATGATGATCGTAATCTTCAGAATGAAATTGAAGTAATCAAATCGCGTACTATGGTTGCCCGGACGGTAAAAGCGCTCAACTTTGATATATCTTATTATTATGTAGGAAATGTTAAAACAAGAGAAGTGTATCTGGAATGTCCGTTCAAAGTTATTAATGATTCCATTAAACTTAAGGCATTAAATGATCCGATTGAAATTCATATTATCAGTGATAAGAAATTCAGACTGACGTTTACCAATTCAAAAACGAAGGAATCATTTAGTAACATTTATTCATTCGATGAACAGATCCATAATGAATTGGGTAGTTATCGTTTGGTAAAACGCGGCTTTTTTAATGCCCGTGCTTATAACAATCCGAGATACGATAAACGTAATTATCTGGTCAGGGTACAGAACATGGAATCAGTTGTAGAGCGGTATCAGTCGTTGCTTACTGTTTCTGTTTTGACAAAGGCTTCTTCTATATTAAATATTTACATTGAAGATAAAGTACCTACGAAAGCAGTAGATTTTATCGATAAACTAATTGAGATCTGGATGCAATCCAGTATCGATCAGAAAAATGAACTTGCTACAAATTCATTAAAATTTATAGATGAACAAATCTTGTTGATCTCGCAGGATCTTAATAGTGTTGAAAAGGAGTTTGAAGATTTCCGCGCACAAAAAGGGATCACAGATTTGAATATTGAAGCACAAGGTTTTGTAAACAGTGCCCGTGAATATGATGTTCGTTTATCGGAAATAGATCTTAAGCTTAGCTTTCTGCAATATCTTCAGTCTTATGTTGAGGACGATAAAAACATCAGCGGTATGTCACCTGCTTCTATCGGAATTGATGATGCCTTACTTCTGAAATTGATCAGTCAGCTGAATGATCTGGAAAGTCAGCGTGAGATCATGCGTGCCGGAGCTACAGAAGAAAATCCAAGGATTCAGGAATTCAATCTGGCAATTCAGAATACAAAAAATGATTTGATCGAAAATATCCGGAGTATAGTTGCAGGGTTAACAGCTTCAAAAGCTGAAGCAAGATCACAATTGAATAGAGTAGAAGGGCACATTGCAACCTTACCGGGTACTGATCGTGTCATTGTAAATATCAAACGTCAGATGGAAGTGAAAGCAAATCTTTACACTTACCTGATGCAAAAACGTGCTGAAACTGCGATCATTCTTGCAGGAACGACTTCTGACAACCGTGCGATAGATCGTGCTGCAGCATCTTTTAATCCGATTCGTCCTGTTAAATCCGAGATCTATCTCATCTCTGTTTTTATGGGCTTGATTCTTCCCGCAGCATTTGTTTACTTCAAAAATATGCTGAACGATAAGATCATGGATCGTTCTGATATAGAAAAACAGACTAAGTTACCGGTAATTGGAATGGTAGGTATGAGTGAGTCTTCTAATGAATTTGTTATTCAGGAAAATTCGAAATCATTTATTGCCGAAGCGTTCCGTTCAATCCGTACCAATCTGCAGTTCTTTATCCGTAATCAGAATAAAGCAAAAACATTCCTGGTTACGAGCTCAATTTCAGGAGAAGGAAAAAGTTTTTGTTCGCTGAATCTTGCTGCAATCTTTGCATTAAGTGGTAAGAAAACAATATTGGTCGGATTCGATTTACGTAAACCCAAATCTATGAGTCATCTTGGACTTAAAGGTGAACTTGGTGTTACAAATTATCTGATCGGCTCCAGCACTGAAAAACAAATTGTGCAGACATCCGGAATTTCAAATCTGGATATCATTCTTACCGGACCAAAGCCGCCGAATCCTTCGGAGTTACTCCTTACTGAACGCATCGATGAACTTTTCGTTTTCTTAAAAGATAATTACGAATACATAATTCTGGATTCACCACCATTAGGATTGATCTCAGATCCATTGATCTTAGCGAAATATTCTGATACGGTAATTTATATTGTTCGCCAGAATTTTACACGACGTTTGCATCTCGATGCATTGAATAAACTTCATTCAGAAGGCCGAATTAAAAATGTCGGTGTCATTCTTAATGCCGTTGCTAAAAAATCTGTTGCTTATGGCTATGGATATGGCTACGGTTATGGTTACGGTTATGGCTATGGTTATGGTTCAAAAGCGAACGCAGGGTATTATGAAGATGTGATCGAAGATGACAAGCCGAAATCAGGTGGCATCTTCAGTCGTAAGAAGAAGAAAAAGAAAGAGTAG
- a CDS encoding WbqC family protein: MKKIAILQSNYIPWKGYFDIINHVDEFIFYDDVQYTKNDWRNRNKIKSANGSLWLTIPVRQENLSQKINETKVSQDNWAEKHWKSISLNYSKAPFFHLYKDKLEKFYSEVKTPLLSEINLSAIELLNSFLGINTVLTSSSDYKLIAGKNERLIDLILQAGGTHYLSGPSAKDYIKEDLFNEAGIEISWMDYSGYPEYPQMNPPFEHAVSVLDLILNTGPDALKYMK; this comes from the coding sequence GTGAAAAAGATCGCAATTCTTCAGTCAAATTATATTCCCTGGAAAGGTTATTTCGATATCATTAATCACGTCGATGAATTTATTTTTTATGATGATGTTCAGTATACAAAAAACGACTGGCGGAATCGGAATAAAATAAAATCTGCTAATGGTTCTTTATGGTTAACTATTCCTGTTCGGCAGGAAAATCTTTCGCAGAAAATTAATGAAACAAAAGTTTCGCAGGATAATTGGGCAGAAAAACACTGGAAGTCTATTTCGTTGAATTATTCCAAAGCTCCTTTCTTTCATTTATATAAAGACAAGCTTGAGAAATTCTACTCTGAGGTTAAAACTCCTTTGTTGAGTGAAATAAATTTGTCTGCAATCGAACTTCTCAATTCATTTCTGGGTATAAATACTGTTCTAACATCTTCTTCTGACTATAAACTGATAGCAGGAAAAAATGAACGGTTAATTGATCTGATCCTTCAAGCCGGTGGCACTCACTATCTGAGTGGTCCGTCAGCAAAGGATTACATCAAAGAAGATCTGTTTAATGAGGCAGGAATTGAAATCAGTTGGATGGATTATTCGGGCTACCCTGAGTATCCGCAAATGAATCCGCCGTTTGAACATGCAGTAAGTGTTCTTGATCTGATTCTGAATACAGGACCGGATGCATTGAAATATATGAAATGA
- a CDS encoding glycosyltransferase → MKKVSIVTTMYHSAKYLPEFYARVRKAAELSGVQYDFIFVNDGSPDNSLAVALQLRDEFPDVAVVELSRNFGHHKAIMAGLREAKGDLVFLIDCDLEEQPELLTEFYSKMEETKGDVIFGVQNSRKGKWRERIFGQVFYKVFNHFAERPIPENIIMARLMTRNYVEELIRYDEKEFFLGATFMEVGFKQIPVSVDKKDKGSSTYSLSKKVALMVNAITSTSNKPLIYVFYFGALISFVSFAFIIILLFRHFFIEKLLTGWPSLIVSIWFLSGLIILCIGLLGIYLSKIYMETKHRPTVIVRKRYDAR, encoded by the coding sequence ATGAAAAAAGTAAGTATTGTAACCACCATGTATCACTCGGCAAAATACTTGCCTGAGTTTTATGCCAGAGTCCGAAAGGCTGCTGAGCTTTCCGGTGTACAGTACGATTTCATTTTTGTAAACGATGGATCACCTGATAATTCACTGGCTGTAGCATTGCAACTGCGTGATGAATTTCCTGATGTAGCCGTTGTTGAACTTTCAAGAAATTTTGGTCATCACAAAGCGATCATGGCCGGTTTAAGGGAAGCAAAAGGCGACCTCGTTTTTCTGATCGATTGTGATCTGGAAGAGCAACCTGAATTGCTTACTGAATTTTACAGCAAGATGGAAGAAACCAAAGGTGATGTCATCTTCGGTGTTCAGAATTCCCGCAAAGGAAAATGGCGTGAGCGGATCTTTGGGCAGGTGTTCTATAAAGTATTCAATCATTTTGCAGAACGACCTATTCCTGAAAATATCATAATGGCCAGGTTGATGACCAGGAATTATGTAGAGGAATTGATCAGATACGATGAAAAGGAGTTTTTTCTTGGAGCAACATTTATGGAAGTTGGTTTTAAACAGATTCCTGTTTCTGTTGACAAGAAAGATAAAGGCTCTTCAACTTATAGTTTGAGTAAAAAGGTTGCATTGATGGTGAATGCCATCACAAGCACAAGTAATAAGCCACTGATCTATGTTTTTTACTTCGGCGCTTTGATCAGCTTTGTTTCATTCGCTTTCATAATCATTTTACTTTTTCGCCATTTCTTCATAGAGAAATTACTGACAGGATGGCCGTCATTGATCGTTTCTATTTGGTTTCTCAGCGGATTGATCATTCTTTGCATCGGTTTATTGGGTATTTATCTCTCCAAAATCTATATGGAAACGAAACACCGACCTACGGTAATCGTAAGAAAGAGATACGATGCCCGCTAA